A region of the Desulfuromonas acetoxidans DSM 684 genome:
TGTTTCAACGGGCCGACTTAATTGTCAAGGTCAAGGAACCACAGCCCGAGGAACTCCCACTGCTTAAAGCCGGGCAAACACTCTTCACCTATCTTCATCTCGCCGCGCTACCCGATCTGACCCGCCAACTGCTCGACAACGGCATCACCGCCATCGGCTATGAAACCGTCACCGCGCCCCACGGCACTCTGCCGCTACTCCATCCCATGAGTTTAATCGCCGGACGATTGGCCGTACAAACCGGTGCATCGTTATTGGAAAAAAACCACGGTGGACAAGGAATTCTGCTCAGCGGAGCTCCCGGAGCCGGTCGTGGACGGGTGGTCATTCTCGGTGCCGGAACCGTTGGTGAAAATGCGGTTGAAATCGCTGTCGGAATGGGTGCGGAGGTGGTCGTGCTCAACCGAAGCGCCCGTCGTCTCGAACAGCTCGAACAGCGCTACGCCAGCCGCATCACCACCCACATTCTCAGTGAAAAGACTCTCCACGAGCAAACCCGTCAGGCCGATCTGCTCATTGGTGCCGTGCTGGTTCCCGGAGCCAAAGCCCCGCAATTGGTCAGCCGCGACATGGTGGCCGCCATGAAGCCGGGCAGCGTCATCGTCGATGTCGCCATTGATCAGGGCGGCTGTGTTGAAACAATTCGCCCCACGAGTCACGATAATCCCACCTACATTGCGCACGACGTTATCCATTACGCCGTCACCAATATCCCCGGAGCCGTAGCACGCACCAGCACTCTGGCCCTCACCGGCCGAACGCTGGCATTCATTGAGCAACTAGCCGCCCATGGCACCGAACAAGCCTGTCAGCGCAACCCTCATCTGGCTAATGGGGTTAACGTTCACGATGGAATCCTGTACAATCGCCAGGTTGCCGAAGCCCACAGCCTCAAATCCGCACCGCTGGCATCCTGGCTTGCCACACCGCACTCATAATCAGGAGCATCAATGACCATCACATTTTACCGAACAGCCCTGTGTCCACGCTGCTTTCTGGCCAAACGAGCCTTGGACAAGATCGTCGCCGACACAGATATCACCGTTGAAACCGTCGAAATTGCCACCACAGCCGTTAGCAGTTGGCGCAATGGAATCCGTATGATTCCGGCCTTAAAAATTGGTGATGAGATTCTCAGTGGTGTGCTGCTCGACGAACAACGCATTCGCAGATTTATTGACCAGCAGAAGGAGGACGCATCAGCTTGAAATATTAGCGGTTGTCATGGGCAAAGCCATTGCCATCGAAAGACCAATCGCGAAAGGCAAACATAAAAGGATGATTCAACGTGCGGAAAAACCATTGATTGCGATGGTTGAAGCCGACAACGCGGCTCATCGTTGAAAAATCGAGTTGCCAGCCATCCTCACAGCGTTCAAAAAAATACGGCGACCACT
Encoded here:
- the ald gene encoding alanine dehydrogenase, translated to MNIAVAKEIKNNEYRVAMTAEGVARLTGLGHHVSVEQNAGAGSGISDSDYLNAGAHIAFDRAELFQRADLIVKVKEPQPEELPLLKAGQTLFTYLHLAALPDLTRQLLDNGITAIGYETVTAPHGTLPLLHPMSLIAGRLAVQTGASLLEKNHGGQGILLSGAPGAGRGRVVILGAGTVGENAVEIAVGMGAEVVVLNRSARRLEQLEQRYASRITTHILSEKTLHEQTRQADLLIGAVLVPGAKAPQLVSRDMVAAMKPGSVIVDVAIDQGGCVETIRPTSHDNPTYIAHDVIHYAVTNIPGAVARTSTLALTGRTLAFIEQLAAHGTEQACQRNPHLANGVNVHDGILYNRQVAEAHSLKSAPLASWLATPHS
- a CDS encoding glutaredoxin family protein, producing the protein MTITFYRTALCPRCFLAKRALDKIVADTDITVETVEIATTAVSSWRNGIRMIPALKIGDEILSGVLLDEQRIRRFIDQQKEDASA